One Orcinus orca chromosome 7, mOrcOrc1.1, whole genome shotgun sequence genomic window carries:
- the BZW1 gene encoding eIF5-mimic protein 2 isoform X1 — translation MNNQKQQKPTLSGQRFKTRKRDEKERFDPTQFQDCIIQGLTETGTDLEAVAKFLDASGAKLDYRRYAETLFDILVAGGMLAPGGTLADDMMRTDVCVFAAQEDLETMQAFAQVFNKLIRRYKYLEKGFEDEVKKLLLFLKGFSESERNKLAMLTGVLLANGTLNASILNSLYNENLVKEGVSAAFAVKLFKSWINEKDINAVAASLRKVSMDNRLMELFPANKQSVEHFTKYFTEAGLKELSEYVRNQQTIGARKELQKELQEQMSRGDPFKDIILYVKEEMKKNNIPEPVVIGIIWSSVMSTVEWNKKEELVAEQAIKHLKQYSPLLAAFTTQGQSELTLLLKIQEYCYDNIHFMKAFQKIVVLFYKAEVLSEEPILKWYKDAHVAKGKSVFLEQMKKFVEWLKNAEEESESEAEEGD, via the exons ATGAATAATCAAAAGCAGCAAAAGCCAACGCTATCAGGCCAGCgttttaaaaccagaaaaagag ATGAAAAAGAGAGGTTTGACCCTACTCAGTTTCAAGACTGCATTATTCAAGGCTTAACTGAAACTGGTACTGATTTGGAAGCAGTAGCAAAGTTTCTTGATGCTTCTGGAGCAAAACTTGATTACCGCCGATATGcagaaacactctttgacattctGGTGGCCGGTGGAATGCTGG CCCCAGGTGGTACactggcagatgacatgatgcgtACAGATGTCTGTGTGTTCGCAGCACAAGAAGACCTAGAGACCATGCAAGCATTTGCTCAG GTTTTTAACAAGTTAATCAGGCGCTACAAATACCTGGAGAAGGGTTTTGAAGATGAAGTTAAAAAG CTGCTGCTGTTCTTAAAGGGTTTTTCAGAGTCGGAGAGGAACAAGCTGGCTATGTTGACTGGTGTTCTTCTGGCTAATGGAACACTTAACGCATCCATTCTTAATAGCCTTTATAATGAGAATTTGGTTAAAGAAG GGGTTTCAGCAGCTTTTGCTGTAAAGCTCTTTAAATCatggataaatgaaaaagatatcaATGCAGTAGCTGCAAGTCTTCGGAAAGTGAGCATGGATAACAGACTGATG GAACTTTTTCCTGCCAATAAACAAAGCGTTGAACACTTCACAAAGTATTTTACTGAGGCAGGCTTGAAAGAGCTTTCAGAGTATGTTCGGAATCAGCAAACCATAGGAGCTCGTAAGGAACTCCAGAAAGAACTTCAAGAACAGATGTCCCGTGGTGATCCATTTAAGGAT ATAATTTTGTATGTCAAGGAGGAGATGAAAAAAAACAACATCCCAGAACCAGTTGTCATCGGAATAATATGGTCCAGTGTAATGAGCACTGTGGAATGGAACAAAAAAGAGGAGCTTGTAGCAGAGCAAGCCATCAAGCACTTGAAG CAATACAGCCCTCTACTTGCTGCCTTTACAACTCAAGGTCAGTCTGAGCTGACTCTGTTACTGAAGATTCAGGAGTATTGCTATGACAACATTCATTTCATGAAAGCCTTCCAGAAAATAGTGGTGCTTTTTTATAAAG CTGAAGTTCTGAGTGAAGAACCCATTCTGAAGTGGTATAAAGACGCACATGTTGCCAAGGGGAAAAGTGTCTTCCTTGAGCAAATGAAAAAGTTTGTAGAGTGGCTCAAAAATGCTGAAGAAG AATCTGAGTCTGAAGCTGAAGAAGGTGACTGA
- the BZW1 gene encoding eIF5-mimic protein 2 isoform X2, with product MLLEQNLITADMQKHSLTFWWPVECWVSVFNKLIRRYKYLEKGFEDEVKKLLLFLKGFSESERNKLAMLTGVLLANGTLNASILNSLYNENLVKEGVSAAFAVKLFKSWINEKDINAVAASLRKVSMDNRLMELFPANKQSVEHFTKYFTEAGLKELSEYVRNQQTIGARKELQKELQEQMSRGDPFKDIILYVKEEMKKNNIPEPVVIGIIWSSVMSTVEWNKKEELVAEQAIKHLKQYSPLLAAFTTQGQSELTLLLKIQEYCYDNIHFMKAFQKIVVLFYKAEVLSEEPILKWYKDAHVAKGKSVFLEQMKKFVEWLKNAEEESESEAEEGD from the exons ATGCTTCTGGAGCAAAACTTGATTACCGCCGATATGcagaaacactctttgacattctGGTGGCCGGTGGAATGCTGGGTAAGT GTTTTTAACAAGTTAATCAGGCGCTACAAATACCTGGAGAAGGGTTTTGAAGATGAAGTTAAAAAG CTGCTGCTGTTCTTAAAGGGTTTTTCAGAGTCGGAGAGGAACAAGCTGGCTATGTTGACTGGTGTTCTTCTGGCTAATGGAACACTTAACGCATCCATTCTTAATAGCCTTTATAATGAGAATTTGGTTAAAGAAG GGGTTTCAGCAGCTTTTGCTGTAAAGCTCTTTAAATCatggataaatgaaaaagatatcaATGCAGTAGCTGCAAGTCTTCGGAAAGTGAGCATGGATAACAGACTGATG GAACTTTTTCCTGCCAATAAACAAAGCGTTGAACACTTCACAAAGTATTTTACTGAGGCAGGCTTGAAAGAGCTTTCAGAGTATGTTCGGAATCAGCAAACCATAGGAGCTCGTAAGGAACTCCAGAAAGAACTTCAAGAACAGATGTCCCGTGGTGATCCATTTAAGGAT ATAATTTTGTATGTCAAGGAGGAGATGAAAAAAAACAACATCCCAGAACCAGTTGTCATCGGAATAATATGGTCCAGTGTAATGAGCACTGTGGAATGGAACAAAAAAGAGGAGCTTGTAGCAGAGCAAGCCATCAAGCACTTGAAG CAATACAGCCCTCTACTTGCTGCCTTTACAACTCAAGGTCAGTCTGAGCTGACTCTGTTACTGAAGATTCAGGAGTATTGCTATGACAACATTCATTTCATGAAAGCCTTCCAGAAAATAGTGGTGCTTTTTTATAAAG CTGAAGTTCTGAGTGAAGAACCCATTCTGAAGTGGTATAAAGACGCACATGTTGCCAAGGGGAAAAGTGTCTTCCTTGAGCAAATGAAAAAGTTTGTAGAGTGGCTCAAAAATGCTGAAGAAG AATCTGAGTCTGAAGCTGAAGAAGGTGACTGA